The DNA region ATTATTTCTCTTATGGAACTCCTGATTTTCTTGAGATAGACAACAAAAAAATTGGTTTATTTATTGGTGATGACTTTATTTTTTCTTCAGACCATTCAAATTACAAGGATTACTTAAAAACTTCTGATCTAATTCTCATAATATCGTCTTCTTTTTACTACTTTGGAAAAAGACAGGAAAGGATAGAAAAAATATCCCAATTAGCTAAAGGAATTGAGAAAGAAGTTATTTATGTAAATCAGGTAGGAGGAAATGGGGAATTAATCTTTGAAGGGGGAAGTTTAGCAATCTCTAAAAAGGGAGAACTACTCTTTGAGGGAGAAATTTTTAAAGAAGATATTAAAACAATAGATCTAAAAAATCTTTACCCCACATCCTCTAAAGGAGAGGATATTTCCTTTTTATACGATGGACTCGTCTTAGGAGTTAGGGACTTTATAAAAAAATCAGGTTTTCAAAAGGCCGTAATAGGACTTTCGGGAGGAATAGATTCAGCCCTTGTGGCATGTATAGCTAGAGAAGCCTTAGGAGAGGAGAATGTCCTTGGTGTTAGTCTTCCCTCTATCTACACATCAAGAGAGAGTATTGAAGATGCCGAAAAACTTTCTAAAAATTTAGGAATTGAATTCAGAATAATCCCAATAAGTGATATCTTCTATTCTTATTTAAAAGAATTAAATCCATCAGGAAATCCTATAATGGATGTGGCTGAAGAAAATTTACAATCAAGAATAAGAGGAAATCTTTTAATGTTCATATCAAACCGAGAAGAATATATTCTTCTTGCAACAGGAAATAGATCTGAAGCCCTTACAGGATACTGCACTTTATATGGAGATACTGCAGGAGCATTAGAGGTTATAGGAGACATATATAAAACCACTGTTTATGAACTTGCAAATTATGTAAATAAAAATAATGAAATCATTCCTCAAAATATACTTGCAAAAGCTCCTTCAGCTGAATTAAGACCAGGCCAAAAAGATGAAGATTCTCTTCCCCCCTACTCTATTCTTGATCCTATACTAAAGGCCTATGTAGACGAAAATAAGTCTTTAGAAGAAATAGTTCAAATGGGATATAAAAGGGAAATTGTTAAAACTGTAATTGAGAAGGTAGAAAGGAGTGAGTATAAGAGAAGACAAATTCCCCCTGTTTTAAGAATAAGATCAAAGAACCCCTTAAAGGAACGAATTTTTCCATTGGTTTACAAAATCATATGATATAATTCTTTAGATTAAGTTTCAGAAATAGGAGGTGTAAGTTTCATGAGAAGAAATCGTTTTACAGCTGAGCAAATAGATGAAAAGGATATGGAGTACCTGAAAACCCTTGCCCATAAGTGTAGAGGTGATATCCTAAAAATGACAACCCTTGCTGGTTCAGGACATCCAGGTGGATCCATGTCCTCCATTGAAATGTACTTAACTTTATACTACTTTGCCAATGTAGATCCCAAAGATCCTAAAAACCCCGATAGGGATAGGATTATTATCAGCCATGGACATACTTCTCCAGGAGTATATTCTGCCCTTGGAAACTTAGGTTTCTTCAATATTGATGAGGCTATAGCCTATTTTAGGCTCGCAGGAAGTATCTTTGAAGGTCACGTAGAAAGATATGTCCCTGGAGTTGAATGGAGCACTGGAAATTTAGGACAAGGACTTTCTGCAGGATGTGGAATGGCTCTTTCTGCAAAACTTCTTAAAAAAGATTTTCATGTTTTTGTAGTTATGGGAGATGGAGAACAACAAAAGGGCCAGATCTCTGAGGCAAGAAGGTTTGCTAAGAAATATAATCTCTCTAATTTGACAGTACTTATAGATTATAACAAGCTACAACTTTCGGGACCTCTTTCGGAAATAATGCCTCAGAATATTAAAGAAAATTATCTTTCAGATGGTTGGGAAGTAATAGAGGTAGATGGACATGATTTTGAAGCATTGTATAAAGCCATAAGAGAAGCAATCTATGATAACAAACCCACTGCTATTCTTGCCCATAC from Dictyoglomus turgidum DSM 6724 includes:
- a CDS encoding NAD+ synthase, which translates into the protein MKITIAQINPIIGDIEGNFIKIKDAILKALSDKSDIVVFSELSLLGYPPFDLLKNNIIKNKIEEGVKRILQENFPINILLGAPYFEDNRIYNSIYWIKENKIIKRIDKFYFSNDPIGQGNYFSYGTPDFLEIDNKKIGLFIGDDFIFSSDHSNYKDYLKTSDLILIISSSFYYFGKRQERIEKISQLAKGIEKEVIYVNQVGGNGELIFEGGSLAISKKGELLFEGEIFKEDIKTIDLKNLYPTSSKGEDISFLYDGLVLGVRDFIKKSGFQKAVIGLSGGIDSALVACIAREALGEENVLGVSLPSIYTSRESIEDAEKLSKNLGIEFRIIPISDIFYSYLKELNPSGNPIMDVAEENLQSRIRGNLLMFISNREEYILLATGNRSEALTGYCTLYGDTAGALEVIGDIYKTTVYELANYVNKNNEIIPQNILAKAPSAELRPGQKDEDSLPPYSILDPILKAYVDENKSLEEIVQMGYKREIVKTVIEKVERSEYKRRQIPPVLRIRSKNPLKERIFPLVYKII